Proteins encoded by one window of Halorussus salinus:
- a CDS encoding SDR family oxidoreductase, with the protein MTHVVLLTGGTSGIGREAALRLADRGCTVLFTGRDREAGAEVRSAVRDAHPDGDGEFYRADFADFEEVRRLAREVRADYDRLDALVNNAGTSQSERRTAEGVEFTFAVNHLAPFLLTNLLSSRLRESAPARVVTTSSALHEDGSLADLEAVVRGDEFDGLDAYADSKLANVLFTRELAARLDGTGVTANCVHPGWIPNTDLVRNATGFSKLFTSAAALVASVAPVGPFESVEGAAEALVYLVTSDEVADVSGAYFDRKERSAAASAADDADLRRRLWERSAELVGLPESVPEGDPLDD; encoded by the coding sequence GTGACTCACGTCGTCCTCCTGACCGGTGGAACGAGCGGCATCGGCCGCGAGGCCGCCCTCCGCCTCGCCGACCGTGGCTGTACCGTCCTGTTCACCGGCCGGGACCGCGAGGCCGGAGCGGAAGTCCGCTCGGCGGTTCGGGACGCCCACCCCGACGGCGACGGCGAGTTCTACCGCGCGGACTTCGCGGACTTCGAGGAGGTCCGCCGACTGGCCCGCGAGGTCCGAGCAGACTACGACCGCCTCGACGCGCTGGTGAACAACGCCGGGACCTCCCAGAGCGAGCGCCGGACCGCGGAGGGCGTCGAGTTCACGTTCGCGGTCAACCACCTCGCGCCGTTCCTGCTGACGAACCTGCTCTCCTCGCGCCTGCGCGAGAGCGCGCCCGCACGAGTCGTTACCACCAGTAGCGCGCTCCACGAGGACGGCTCGCTCGCGGACCTCGAAGCGGTCGTCCGCGGCGACGAGTTCGACGGTCTCGACGCCTACGCCGACTCGAAGCTGGCGAACGTGCTGTTCACCCGCGAGTTGGCCGCCCGACTCGACGGGACCGGCGTCACCGCCAACTGCGTCCATCCGGGGTGGATTCCGAACACCGACCTCGTGCGGAACGCGACCGGGTTCTCGAAGCTGTTCACGAGCGCGGCCGCCCTCGTCGCCAGCGTCGCGCCGGTCGGCCCCTTCGAGAGCGTCGAGGGTGCGGCCGAGGCACTGGTCTACCTCGTCACGAGTGACGAAGTGGCCGACGTGTCGGGCGCGTACTTCGACCGGAAAGAGCGGTCGGCGGCGGCCAGCGCGGCCGACGACGCCGACCTCCGACGGCGACTGTGGGAGCGAAGCGCCGAACTGGTCGGACTTCCCGAGTCGGTGCCCGAGGGCGACCCGCTGGACGACTGA
- a CDS encoding NADPH-dependent FMN reductase codes for MNGTPVVVALAGSMRDGSYTRVALQHALDAAAERGADTELLDVREYDLPVFDPDEEEPEAATELKRKIREADTVLWGSPVYHGSYSSAFRNVHDYCSFDEYEDTTVGLLASAGGGSFASTLDHMRVTARGVHAWVLPHQVGIRSARNKIEDGEITDEDIEERVRKLGQQAVEYAFIHPDVTAPDAGIDETASAEADGGQTDADAGQTEADADD; via the coding sequence ATGAACGGAACCCCTGTCGTCGTGGCGCTCGCCGGGAGCATGCGCGACGGAAGCTACACCCGCGTCGCCCTGCAACACGCCCTTGACGCGGCGGCCGAGCGCGGTGCCGACACCGAACTGCTGGACGTGCGCGAGTACGACCTACCCGTCTTCGACCCCGACGAGGAGGAACCCGAGGCCGCGACCGAACTCAAGCGCAAGATTCGAGAGGCCGACACGGTTCTGTGGGGGAGCCCCGTCTACCACGGGTCGTACTCCTCGGCGTTCCGGAACGTCCACGACTACTGTAGCTTCGACGAGTACGAGGACACCACGGTCGGCCTGCTGGCGTCGGCCGGAGGCGGGTCGTTCGCCAGCACGCTCGACCACATGCGCGTGACCGCCCGCGGGGTCCACGCGTGGGTCCTGCCCCATCAGGTCGGCATCCGGAGCGCCCGGAACAAGATAGAAGACGGCGAGATAACCGACGAGGACATCGAAGAGCGCGTCCGAAAGCTCGGCCAGCAGGCCGTCGAGTACGCCTTCATCCACCCGGACGTGACCGCGCCGGACGCCGGAATCGACGAGACCGCGAGCGCGGAGGCCGACGGCGGACAGACCGACGCGGACGCCGGACAGACCGAGGCCGACGCCGACGACTGA
- a CDS encoding cytochrome P450, whose amino-acid sequence MTTQSPPGPRGLPVLGNTHQWARDPCEFREECADEYGRVVNFEIIGWDAYMLTDPADVKRVLEDTDTFPKHDSSTDKLREIVGDGLLTSGGDRWERQREAIQPAFFMSHIKNYAEIMVSRTEDTIEGWRDGATVDLREEMMRTTLEILVEAMFGEDIDLAARGIYDAVEAMQEPLKPQNQPVTFLAPDWAPVPFLRRADRALDHLDAQVYDLLEERRRADTDREDLLAMLLDSDAEMADEQIRDEMLTFLFAGHETTALTLTYVWDLLSRNPEAEARLHEELAEVVDERPTIEDVFEFEYAEAVVEEAMRLYPPAHEIRREPTEDVTFGDYEVPEGSLVVLPTWVLHRDDRFWDDPEEFRPERFLDGEASADRPEYAFFPFGGGPRRCIGQQFAMTEAQLVLATMASEWTLDRDYGDLELSAAVTLQPKGDVPVTTRRR is encoded by the coding sequence ATGACGACGCAATCACCACCGGGACCGCGCGGCCTTCCAGTACTCGGAAACACTCACCAGTGGGCGCGCGACCCCTGCGAGTTCCGCGAGGAGTGCGCCGACGAGTACGGCCGGGTCGTCAACTTCGAGATAATCGGCTGGGACGCCTACATGCTGACCGACCCCGCCGACGTGAAGCGCGTGCTGGAGGACACCGACACGTTTCCGAAACACGATAGCAGTACGGACAAACTTCGGGAGATAGTCGGTGACGGCCTGCTCACCAGCGGCGGCGACCGCTGGGAGCGCCAGCGCGAGGCAATCCAACCGGCGTTCTTCATGAGCCACATCAAGAACTACGCCGAAATCATGGTCTCGCGGACCGAAGACACCATCGAGGGCTGGCGCGACGGCGCGACCGTGGACCTCCGCGAGGAGATGATGCGCACGACGCTCGAAATTCTGGTTGAGGCGATGTTCGGCGAGGACATCGACTTGGCGGCCCGCGGTATCTACGACGCCGTGGAAGCGATGCAGGAACCGCTGAAACCGCAGAACCAGCCCGTCACCTTCCTCGCACCAGACTGGGCACCCGTGCCGTTCCTCCGGCGGGCCGACCGGGCGCTCGACCACCTCGACGCGCAGGTGTACGACCTCCTCGAAGAGCGCCGACGCGCCGACACCGACCGCGAGGACCTGCTGGCGATGTTGCTGGACTCCGACGCCGAGATGGCCGACGAGCAGATACGCGACGAGATGCTGACGTTCCTGTTCGCGGGCCACGAGACGACCGCGCTCACCCTGACGTACGTCTGGGACCTGCTGTCGCGCAACCCCGAGGCCGAGGCGCGACTCCACGAGGAACTCGCCGAAGTCGTGGACGAGCGCCCGACCATCGAGGACGTGTTCGAGTTCGAGTACGCCGAGGCGGTGGTCGAGGAGGCGATGCGCCTCTACCCGCCCGCCCACGAGATTCGCCGCGAACCGACCGAAGACGTGACCTTCGGCGACTACGAGGTCCCGGAGGGGTCGCTGGTCGTCCTGCCCACGTGGGTCCTCCACCGCGACGACCGGTTCTGGGACGACCCCGAGGAGTTCCGCCCGGAGCGGTTCCTCGACGGCGAAGCGAGCGCGGACCGCCCCGAGTACGCCTTCTTCCCCTTCGGCGGCGGACCGCGCCGGTGCATCGGCCAGCAGTTCGCCATGACCGAGGCCCAACTCGTGCTGGCGACGATGGCGTCCGAGTGGACGCTCGACAGGGACTACGGCGACCTCGAACTCTCGGCGGCGGTCACGCTCCAACCGAAGGGCGACGTGCCGGTGACGACCCGGCGTCGGTGA
- a CDS encoding helix-turn-helix domain-containing protein produces MRYARVRVTPTEGAGDHPLGARLAEVEGVERKRVHRIELLDDGTGLLLAEASGDRERYEELLADSEFVHDYAVTGAEGDWYAYVHFEPNERVEGTLAEFRDSELMIEMPIEALPDGVREITFVGDEAAFADAVPTDTDYYEVELLETGERPPRADDLFACLTERQREVLSAALELGYYEDPRQATHGEVAAELGVSPSTAGEHLRKIESRVFAQFARER; encoded by the coding sequence ATGCGGTACGCGCGAGTCCGAGTCACGCCGACCGAGGGAGCGGGCGACCACCCGCTGGGTGCGCGCCTCGCGGAGGTCGAGGGCGTCGAACGAAAGCGAGTCCACCGCATCGAACTGCTGGACGACGGCACCGGCCTGTTGCTCGCGGAGGCCAGCGGCGACCGGGAGCGATACGAGGAGCTTCTCGCCGACAGCGAGTTCGTCCACGACTACGCCGTCACCGGGGCCGAGGGCGACTGGTACGCCTACGTCCACTTCGAGCCGAACGAGCGCGTCGAGGGGACCCTCGCCGAGTTCCGCGACTCGGAGCTGATGATAGAGATGCCCATCGAGGCGTTGCCCGACGGCGTGCGCGAGATTACGTTCGTCGGCGACGAGGCGGCCTTCGCCGACGCGGTGCCGACCGACACGGACTACTACGAGGTCGAACTGCTGGAGACCGGCGAGCGCCCGCCGCGGGCCGACGACCTGTTCGCCTGCCTCACCGAGCGCCAGCGGGAGGTGCTTTCCGCCGCGCTCGAACTGGGTTACTACGAGGACCCACGACAGGCGACCCACGGCGAGGTGGCCGCCGAACTCGGCGTCTCGCCGAGTACCGCGGGCGAACACCTCCGGAAGATAGAGTCGCGGGTGTTCGCGCAGTTCGCCCGCGAGCGGTGA
- a CDS encoding MFS transporter — MRPARRLPTGHVAKYYLYRAAMAAGFTTPIWYYYIEVNVESYALVGAVDAIWWAGLLLFEIPTGIVGDRIGRRNSLLLASVLITVAQVAMAASSEFVHFAVVMGFWAFASTFRSGTADAWLYDTLKARMDEDDFAAVRGRGNAVMYVVTGATGILGGYIADAWMPAAYLSSACVTALSVPVLLSFPESTPGRNTSADTDDGDIDDGDDQFTVVDALPIVREEFSKPPLRSFVPYLGLFVGVYWGVNFFVQPFGVETLGLSVGALGWLYGGFTAVAAAVSYRTDLIRSVVGIRRWFALAPVLLGALFVGVALVPATAIPVFLVMRAARGVTMPLANQYINDHVESVGRATVLSAAGMVYNVVTIPFELGAGRLADALGIVPTIGLFGAILVVGSAALLAGASPFADRPARSEEPAD; from the coding sequence GTGAGGCCCGCGAGGAGACTCCCGACCGGCCACGTCGCGAAGTACTACCTCTATCGGGCGGCGATGGCCGCCGGATTCACGACGCCCATCTGGTACTACTACATCGAGGTCAACGTCGAGTCCTACGCGCTCGTGGGTGCCGTGGACGCGATTTGGTGGGCCGGACTCCTCCTGTTCGAGATTCCGACCGGCATCGTCGGCGACCGCATCGGTCGTCGGAACAGCCTGCTCCTCGCCAGCGTACTCATCACCGTCGCGCAGGTGGCGATGGCCGCCTCCAGCGAGTTCGTCCACTTCGCGGTCGTGATGGGGTTCTGGGCGTTCGCCTCGACGTTCCGGTCGGGCACCGCCGACGCGTGGCTCTACGACACGCTGAAAGCACGGATGGACGAAGACGACTTCGCGGCGGTCAGGGGCCGGGGCAACGCCGTGATGTACGTCGTGACCGGCGCGACCGGCATCCTCGGCGGCTACATCGCCGACGCGTGGATGCCCGCGGCCTACCTCTCCTCGGCGTGCGTGACTGCCCTGAGCGTCCCCGTCCTGCTGTCGTTTCCCGAATCGACGCCCGGACGAAATACTTCGGCGGACACTGACGACGGAGACATCGACGACGGTGACGACCAGTTCACCGTGGTAGATGCGCTCCCTATCGTCCGCGAGGAGTTCTCGAAGCCGCCGCTCCGGTCGTTCGTGCCCTACCTCGGCCTGTTCGTCGGCGTCTACTGGGGCGTCAACTTCTTCGTCCAACCGTTCGGCGTCGAGACGCTCGGCCTGTCGGTCGGCGCGCTCGGGTGGCTCTACGGCGGATTCACCGCGGTCGCCGCGGCGGTCAGCTACCGGACCGACCTGATTCGGTCGGTCGTCGGCATCCGCCGGTGGTTCGCGCTCGCGCCGGTCCTCCTCGGCGCGCTGTTCGTCGGCGTCGCCCTCGTTCCGGCGACGGCGATTCCGGTCTTCCTCGTCATGCGGGCCGCCCGCGGCGTGACGATGCCGCTGGCTAACCAGTACATCAACGACCACGTGGAGTCGGTCGGACGCGCGACTGTCCTGAGCGCGGCGGGGATGGTCTACAACGTCGTCACCATCCCCTTCGAACTCGGCGCGGGCCGACTCGCCGACGCGCTCGGCATCGTCCCGACCATCGGTCTCTTCGGGGCGATTCTGGTGGTCGGGTCGGCGGCCCTCCTCGCGGGCGCGTCGCCGTTCGCCGACCGACCCGCGAGGAGCGAGGAGCCAGCGGACTGA
- a CDS encoding phosphoglucomutase/phosphomannomutase family protein translates to METPISFGTDGWRATLDEFTAPRVRMVGQAVADYLREVEERDGGTVAVGYDARETSRGFAEELCRVLAANGFDALIPPRDCPTPLAVWTIADRELAGALVVSASHNPPNYNGVKFFPHDAAPALPEVTDEIMARIAEPRALPEEEQGSVREEDLLEPYADHAFDVVGVGPDEESDLDGLTVVYDAMHGSGRGFTDELLERAGATVHRRRCEQDAEFGGTNPEPSAENLQGLVEAVREKDADLGIANDGDSDRIAVVTPDRGFLDENLFFAATYDYLLEDDSGPAVRTVSTTFLVDRVAEAHGEEIVETAVGYKWVAEAMGEHDALIGGEESGGFSIRGHVREKDGVLMALLAGAVESERSYDDRVDELLSEFGKIHQSKVSVDCPDDRKQDVLSALESELPDEVAGERVEEVNDTDGFKILLEDGSWLLVRPSGTEPKMRVYAEAASEERVEALLDAGRELVEPLV, encoded by the coding sequence ATGGAGACGCCGATTTCGTTCGGAACCGACGGCTGGCGAGCGACGCTCGACGAGTTCACCGCACCGCGCGTCCGGATGGTCGGGCAGGCGGTCGCCGACTACCTGCGGGAGGTCGAGGAGCGCGACGGCGGCACGGTCGCGGTCGGCTACGACGCCCGCGAGACCTCGCGCGGGTTCGCCGAGGAGCTATGCCGCGTGCTGGCGGCCAACGGGTTCGACGCGCTGATTCCACCGCGGGACTGCCCGACGCCGCTGGCGGTGTGGACCATCGCCGACCGCGAGTTGGCTGGCGCGCTGGTCGTCTCGGCGAGTCACAACCCGCCGAACTACAACGGTGTGAAGTTCTTCCCCCACGACGCCGCGCCCGCCCTGCCCGAGGTGACCGACGAAATCATGGCCCGTATCGCCGAACCGCGCGCGCTCCCCGAGGAGGAACAGGGAAGCGTCCGCGAGGAGGACCTGCTGGAACCCTACGCGGACCACGCCTTCGACGTGGTGGGCGTCGGTCCCGACGAGGAGTCGGACCTCGACGGCCTGACCGTGGTCTACGACGCGATGCACGGGTCGGGCCGCGGGTTCACCGACGAACTGCTCGAACGTGCCGGGGCGACCGTCCACCGGCGGCGATGCGAGCAGGACGCCGAGTTCGGCGGCACGAACCCCGAACCGAGCGCCGAGAACCTACAGGGCCTCGTGGAGGCGGTTCGCGAGAAGGACGCGGACCTCGGCATCGCCAACGACGGCGACTCCGACCGCATCGCTGTCGTGACGCCCGACCGCGGCTTCTTGGACGAGAACCTCTTTTTCGCCGCGACGTACGACTACCTCCTCGAAGACGACTCCGGCCCCGCGGTCCGGACCGTCTCGACCACCTTCCTCGTGGACCGCGTGGCCGAAGCCCACGGCGAGGAGATAGTCGAGACCGCGGTCGGCTACAAGTGGGTCGCCGAAGCGATGGGCGAACACGACGCGCTCATCGGGGGCGAGGAGTCCGGCGGCTTCTCGATTCGGGGCCACGTCCGCGAGAAGGACGGCGTGCTGATGGCGCTGCTAGCCGGAGCGGTCGAGAGCGAACGCTCCTACGACGACCGGGTGGACGAACTCCTCTCGGAGTTCGGCAAGATTCACCAATCGAAGGTCAGCGTGGACTGCCCGGACGACCGCAAGCAGGACGTGCTGTCGGCGCTGGAATCCGAACTGCCCGACGAGGTGGCGGGCGAGCGCGTCGAGGAGGTCAACGACACCGACGGGTTCAAGATTCTGTTGGAGGACGGGTCGTGGTTGCTGGTCCGTCCGAGCGGGACCGAACCGAAGATGCGCGTCTACGCCGAGGCCGCGAGCGAGGAGCGCGTGGAGGCGCTACTGGACGCGGGGCGTGAACTGGTCGAGCCGCTGGTATAG
- a CDS encoding DUF7342 family protein translates to MNSWKDELSARERVREVATTLSRPRSVNWIRDEADVSWQTAKDELDRLVAHNQLKRVFADDSRENGENPRYRPDYKTQYLSHIRDLTDEHTREELREEVAAIQDEIHGWRDEFGVESRAELEASLTEQDLSGDEVRRRNRVLRRWKRNEETKTILRHGLELYDDLADLENSSRTTSPA, encoded by the coding sequence GTGAATTCGTGGAAAGACGAACTCAGCGCTCGTGAGCGGGTTCGAGAGGTCGCAACTACTCTCTCACGTCCGCGGTCAGTGAACTGGATTCGAGACGAGGCCGACGTGTCGTGGCAGACGGCGAAAGACGAACTCGACCGACTCGTCGCTCACAATCAACTCAAGCGCGTCTTCGCCGACGACAGTCGGGAGAACGGTGAGAACCCACGCTACCGCCCCGACTACAAAACGCAGTATCTCTCCCACATCCGGGACCTGACCGACGAACACACCCGCGAGGAGTTACGCGAGGAGGTCGCCGCGATTCAGGACGAGATTCACGGCTGGCGAGACGAGTTCGGCGTCGAGAGCCGTGCCGAACTCGAAGCCTCGCTGACCGAGCAGGACCTCTCGGGCGACGAGGTTCGCCGCCGAAATCGCGTTCTTCGGCGGTGGAAGCGCAACGAGGAGACCAAGACGATACTCCGCCACGGTCTCGAACTGTACGACGACCTCGCCGACCTCGAAAATAGTTCCCGGACGACTTCGCCCGCCTGA
- a CDS encoding GNAT family N-acetyltransferase, with amino-acid sequence MSNDATSPDALNHGAGVVVREATDDDRMGVRRVLDAAMLDVRADLRERIAVGDVLVAREPTREETADCVETADRETPILGALVLVRRNDAEEDAAGDDATHGDDAIHADATHDDTAHVHDAHIDAVAVRRARRGQGIGSALVRAAAERHARLTAEFDPGVRPFYDALDFSIAPVEGDSDRLRGRYGGEG; translated from the coding sequence GTGAGTAACGACGCTACGAGTCCCGACGCTCTGAACCACGGGGCGGGCGTCGTGGTTCGCGAGGCCACCGACGACGACCGGATGGGGGTCCGGCGCGTCCTCGACGCCGCGATGCTCGACGTGCGCGCGGACCTCCGCGAGCGCATCGCGGTCGGGGACGTGTTGGTGGCTCGCGAACCGACCCGCGAGGAGACCGCCGACTGCGTGGAGACCGCCGACCGGGAGACGCCGATTCTCGGCGCGCTGGTACTCGTCCGGCGGAACGACGCCGAGGAGGACGCCGCCGGTGACGACGCCACACACGGCGACGACGCCATACACGCCGACGCCACGCACGACGACACCGCGCACGTCCACGACGCGCACATCGACGCCGTGGCGGTTCGACGCGCGCGCCGCGGGCAGGGCATCGGGTCCGCGCTGGTCCGCGCCGCGGCCGAGCGCCACGCCCGCCTGACCGCGGAGTTCGACCCCGGCGTCCGGCCGTTCTACGACGCCCTCGACTTTTCGATTGCGCCGGTCGAGGGCGATTCGGACCGGCTTCGCGGGCGCTACGGCGGCGAGGGGTGA
- a CDS encoding peroxiredoxin family protein, with translation MPNAGAGPDPVLLSALAADPDLAARRPNRTRTPPEDNDALVLLFLRDYYSRSCREQVRAVADRYGEFRDRDAAVVAVLPESKAKATKWQQKTHLPFPVVADAETTVAEQYGQPTRLGKLGGLHDLLGRLPQTAILDGRGGDVELFAVHRGEGTDDRPPVDDVLAMVERLLGDDRERDR, from the coding sequence TTGCCCAACGCGGGCGCGGGACCCGACCCGGTACTCCTCTCGGCCCTCGCGGCCGACCCCGACCTCGCGGCGCGGCGACCGAACCGCACGCGGACGCCGCCCGAGGACAACGACGCGCTCGTCCTCCTCTTTCTGCGCGACTACTACAGTCGGTCGTGCCGCGAGCAGGTCCGGGCGGTGGCCGACCGCTACGGCGAGTTCCGCGACCGCGACGCGGCGGTCGTCGCGGTCCTGCCCGAATCGAAGGCGAAGGCCACGAAGTGGCAGCAGAAGACTCATCTGCCGTTCCCGGTCGTCGCCGACGCCGAGACGACCGTCGCCGAGCAGTACGGTCAGCCGACGCGACTGGGGAAGTTGGGCGGGCTTCACGACCTCCTCGGGCGACTGCCTCAGACCGCGATTCTGGACGGCCGCGGCGGGGACGTGGAACTGTTCGCGGTCCACCGCGGCGAGGGCACCGACGACCGGCCGCCGGTGGACGACGTGCTGGCGATGGTCGAGAGGCTCCTCGGCGACGACCGGGAGCGAGACCGGTGA
- a CDS encoding bactofilin family protein → MKKRFAVLLAALVLLAAVPAPVAADETRSGGTVVVEEGETITDDLTAFGGTVIVRGTVEGDLTAFAGNVFVDGRVNGDLEAFAGNVRVNGTVTGDASAAGGNFLLADGGRIGGELEAAAGNVVVEGEVGRDARVGAGTITLGPSAVVGGDFVYDGDLDRAQGARIDGEVREEPNVDLGVGVGGPLFPSWVGAVYGFVVNFLLGAVVLLVFSRFSGGVADRAIADPLRSAGVGLLLFVGIPILLVLLFVSLVGIPLGILGSILYAFVLWLGYVYGAFALGAWLAGFADSDSKWVALAVGLVLVSLVGFVPILGGLIQFVVLLLGLGALALGGRARYGGRGDETATTTDSTL, encoded by the coding sequence ATGAAGAAGCGATTCGCGGTCCTGCTCGCGGCGCTGGTCCTCCTCGCCGCGGTGCCCGCGCCGGTCGCGGCCGACGAGACCCGGAGCGGCGGGACCGTCGTGGTCGAGGAGGGCGAGACGATAACCGACGACCTGACCGCGTTCGGGGGGACGGTCATCGTCCGCGGGACCGTCGAGGGCGACCTGACCGCGTTCGCGGGCAACGTGTTCGTGGACGGGCGAGTGAACGGCGACCTCGAAGCGTTCGCGGGCAACGTCCGGGTCAACGGCACCGTGACCGGCGACGCCAGCGCCGCGGGCGGGAACTTCCTCCTCGCCGACGGCGGTCGAATCGGCGGGGAGTTGGAGGCCGCGGCGGGCAACGTCGTGGTCGAGGGCGAGGTCGGGCGGGACGCGCGAGTTGGCGCGGGCACCATCACGCTCGGACCGAGTGCGGTCGTCGGCGGCGACTTCGTGTACGACGGCGACCTCGACAGGGCGCAGGGTGCCCGAATCGACGGCGAGGTCCGCGAGGAGCCGAACGTGGACCTCGGCGTGGGCGTCGGCGGTCCCCTGTTCCCGAGTTGGGTCGGCGCGGTGTACGGCTTCGTCGTGAACTTCCTGCTCGGAGCGGTCGTCCTGCTGGTCTTCTCGCGGTTCTCCGGCGGCGTCGCCGACAGGGCTATCGCCGACCCGCTCCGGTCGGCCGGGGTCGGTCTCCTGTTGTTCGTCGGGATTCCGATACTGCTCGTCTTACTCTTCGTCTCGCTCGTCGGGATTCCGCTCGGCATCCTCGGGTCGATTCTCTACGCCTTCGTGTTGTGGCTCGGGTACGTCTACGGCGCGTTCGCGCTCGGCGCGTGGCTGGCCGGATTCGCCGACAGCGACAGCAAGTGGGTCGCGCTCGCGGTCGGCCTCGTACTGGTCTCGCTGGTCGGCTTCGTCCCGATTCTCGGGGGCTTGATTCAGTTCGTCGTGTTGCTCCTCGGTCTCGGCGCGCTCGCGCTCGGCGGCCGAGCGCGATACGGCGGCCGCGGCGACGAGACGGCGACGACGACCGACTCGACGCTGTAG
- a CDS encoding replication factor C small subunit → MTEVESEADSEADEAAESDEGVAPDDEAAPETTADSSEAARGEIWIEKYRPQRLDEVAGHEDITERLSRYVERDDLPNLLFSGPAGVGKTTSAVAIAKELYGDDWESNFLELNASDQRGIDVVRDRIKNFARSSFGGANYRIIFLDEADSLTSDAQSALRRTMEQFSNNTRFILSCNYSSKIIDPIQSRCATFRFGPISEEGVTEQILKVAEQEGIETTEDGIEALVYAADGDMRKAINALQAAAVMGEVVDEEAVFTITSTARPEEIEEMVTYAIEGDFSKARSILDDLLTNKGMAGGDIIDQLHRSVWEFELSDEATVRLMDRVGEVDYRITEGANERVQLEALLASLSLEDQ, encoded by the coding sequence ATGACCGAGGTCGAGAGCGAGGCCGACAGCGAGGCCGACGAGGCGGCCGAATCGGACGAGGGAGTCGCGCCGGACGACGAGGCCGCGCCCGAGACGACCGCCGACTCCTCCGAGGCGGCCCGCGGGGAGATTTGGATAGAGAAGTACCGCCCTCAGCGGTTGGACGAGGTGGCGGGCCACGAGGACATCACCGAGCGCCTGAGTCGCTACGTCGAGCGCGACGACCTGCCGAACCTTCTATTTTCAGGCCCTGCAGGCGTGGGCAAAACCACTTCTGCGGTCGCCATCGCCAAGGAACTCTACGGCGACGACTGGGAGAGCAACTTCCTCGAACTCAACGCCTCCGACCAGCGCGGCATCGACGTGGTCCGGGACCGCATCAAGAACTTCGCCCGGTCGTCGTTCGGCGGGGCCAACTACCGCATCATCTTCTTGGACGAGGCCGACAGTCTCACGTCCGACGCCCAGTCAGCCCTGCGCCGGACGATGGAGCAGTTCTCGAACAACACGCGGTTCATCCTCTCGTGTAACTACTCCAGCAAGATTATCGACCCCATCCAGTCGCGGTGCGCGACGTTCCGGTTCGGTCCCATCTCCGAGGAGGGCGTCACCGAGCAGATTCTGAAAGTCGCCGAGCAGGAGGGTATCGAGACGACCGAAGACGGCATCGAGGCGCTGGTCTACGCCGCCGACGGCGACATGCGCAAGGCCATCAACGCGCTCCAAGCCGCGGCCGTGATGGGCGAGGTCGTGGACGAGGAGGCCGTGTTCACCATCACCAGCACGGCCCGCCCGGAGGAAATCGAGGAGATGGTCACCTACGCCATCGAGGGCGATTTCAGCAAGGCGCGCTCGATTCTGGACGACCTGCTGACGAACAAGGGGATGGCGGGGGGCGACATCATCGACCAACTCCACCGGTCGGTCTGGGAGTTCGAGTTGAGCGACGAGGCCACCGTGCGGCTGATGGACCGCGTGGGCGAGGTCGATTACCGCATCACCGAGGGCGCGAACGAGCGCGTCCAGCTAGAGGCACTACTGGCGTCGCTGTCGCTCGAAGACCAGTAG